In the Enterococcus saigonensis genome, one interval contains:
- the hflX gene encoding GTPase HflX, giving the protein MEQEKVILVGVETEETWKNFGESMQELKGLTKTAKGEVCFSLIQKRPQVDRQTIIGKGKLTELKNLVESYEADLVIFNHELTPRQSQTIGDFVAVPVIDRVQLILDIFALRARSKAGKLQVELAQLEYLLPRLVGQGKYLSRLGGGIGTRGPGETKLETDRRHIRNKITAIKRELKDVAAHRERTRQRRKNNRFQIGLIGYTNAGKSTIMNVLTEAKTYEQDELFATLDPLTKRWKLPEGFEVTLTDTVGFIQDLPTQLIDAFHSTLEESRDMDLLVHVVDASSPDRPQQEQTVLDLMKELDFDKTPILTVYNKADKIDTTQFVPTLFPNVLISAKSSRSKAELTAAVRLQLMEHLEPYNVSLKQSEGKLLAQLKSETLLVREEFLPETEKYLVKGFALPEASLIRRMEDELDR; this is encoded by the coding sequence ATGGAGCAGGAAAAAGTTATTTTAGTAGGGGTAGAGACCGAAGAAACTTGGAAAAATTTCGGTGAATCCATGCAAGAATTAAAAGGACTAACCAAAACTGCTAAAGGAGAAGTTTGTTTTTCTTTAATTCAAAAACGCCCTCAAGTGGATCGTCAAACAATTATCGGCAAAGGGAAGTTGACGGAATTAAAAAATTTAGTTGAAAGTTATGAAGCAGATTTAGTAATTTTTAACCATGAACTAACTCCTCGTCAAAGTCAAACTATTGGTGATTTTGTAGCAGTACCAGTTATTGATCGTGTCCAATTAATTTTAGATATCTTTGCTTTGCGAGCGCGCTCTAAAGCGGGAAAATTACAAGTTGAATTGGCGCAGTTAGAATATTTATTACCCCGTTTAGTAGGACAAGGAAAATACTTGTCTCGTTTGGGAGGTGGGATTGGTACAAGAGGTCCTGGAGAAACCAAATTGGAGACTGATCGTCGTCATATTCGCAACAAAATAACGGCGATTAAACGTGAACTAAAAGATGTAGCCGCACATCGCGAACGTACTCGCCAAAGAAGAAAAAACAATCGCTTTCAAATTGGTTTAATCGGCTACACGAATGCTGGAAAATCGACGATAATGAATGTTTTAACTGAAGCGAAAACTTATGAACAAGATGAGCTTTTTGCAACATTAGATCCTCTAACAAAGCGTTGGAAATTGCCAGAAGGCTTTGAAGTTACTCTAACCGATACAGTTGGTTTTATTCAAGATCTGCCAACACAGTTAATTGATGCGTTTCATTCTACGCTTGAAGAAAGTCGTGATATGGACTTGTTAGTGCATGTTGTGGATGCCAGCTCACCTGATCGTCCCCAACAGGAGCAAACGGTTTTAGACTTAATGAAAGAACTTGATTTTGATAAGACACCAATTCTAACTGTTTATAACAAAGCTGATAAAATTGATACAACACAATTTGTGCCAACTTTGTTTCCCAATGTGTTAATTTCAGCTAAAAGTAGTCGCAGTAAAGCCGAGTTAACTGCAGCAGTCCGACTACAGTTAATGGAACATTTAGAACCATATAACGTATCCTTAAAACAAAGTGAAGGGAAATTGTTAGCACAATTAAAAAGTGAGACATTGTTGGTCCGAGAAGAATTTTTGCCAGAAACAGAAAAATATTTGGTAAAAGGTTTTGCATTACCTGAGGCCAGTTTGATAAGGAGAATGGAAGATGAATTGGACAGATGA
- a CDS encoding methionine gamma-lyase family protein — protein sequence MNWTDEFDQSLVAAIERVDQKIAPRQEELRQIALSNQNKVLRAFSKQHISETHFLPSTGYGNDDMGRDALEAVYAETFGAEAALVRPQIVSGTHAIATALFGVLRPGDELLYITGTPYDTLLEVIGLAGNGIGSMKEYNISYNQAELTSTGEVDFEAVKAKMNQKTKVIAIQRSRGYASRPSFTIAKIKEMCDFVKSIAPEMIIFVDNCYGEFAELMEPTQVGADLMAGSLIKNPGGGIAKTGGYIVGQKDLIEKCAYRLTTPGVGAEGGAMLGNVYEMLQGFFLAPHVVSQAIQGAVFTSALLAEYHIASTPKWDDPRTDLIQLVELKEKEAMITFAQAVQHFSPVDAFVAPVPSYMPGYEDDIIMAAGTFVQGASIELSADGPLREPFSLYVQGGLTYEHVKIAVSNAVNAVFYSNKK from the coding sequence ATGAATTGGACAGATGAATTTGATCAATCTTTAGTAGCTGCGATTGAAAGAGTAGATCAAAAAATCGCCCCCCGCCAAGAAGAGCTGCGGCAAATTGCTTTAAGTAACCAAAATAAAGTTTTACGGGCATTTTCAAAGCAACATATTTCAGAAACTCATTTTTTACCCTCGACTGGATATGGTAATGATGACATGGGGCGCGATGCGTTAGAAGCAGTTTATGCGGAAACTTTTGGTGCAGAGGCAGCACTCGTACGACCTCAAATTGTTTCGGGTACTCATGCGATTGCAACAGCTTTGTTTGGTGTTTTGCGTCCGGGTGATGAATTACTTTATATTACCGGAACACCTTACGATACATTACTTGAAGTTATTGGCTTAGCTGGAAATGGAATTGGTTCTATGAAAGAATACAATATTTCCTATAACCAAGCAGAGCTAACGTCTACTGGCGAAGTTGATTTTGAGGCTGTGAAAGCCAAAATGAATCAAAAAACTAAGGTTATAGCTATTCAACGTTCTCGTGGATATGCCTCACGGCCTTCTTTTACTATAGCTAAAATTAAAGAGATGTGTGATTTTGTTAAATCGATTGCCCCGGAAATGATTATTTTTGTGGATAATTGTTATGGCGAATTTGCTGAATTAATGGAACCAACCCAAGTAGGAGCTGATTTAATGGCGGGCTCGTTGATTAAAAATCCTGGTGGTGGTATTGCCAAAACTGGCGGCTACATAGTTGGACAAAAAGATTTAATCGAAAAATGTGCCTATCGTCTAACAACACCAGGTGTAGGAGCTGAAGGTGGTGCGATGTTAGGAAATGTCTACGAAATGTTACAAGGATTCTTCTTAGCACCACATGTTGTTAGTCAAGCTATCCAAGGAGCAGTTTTTACGTCGGCGTTATTGGCGGAGTATCATATTGCTTCGACTCCTAAGTGGGATGACCCGAGAACAGATTTAATTCAATTAGTTGAACTTAAAGAAAAAGAAGCGATGATTACCTTTGCACAAGCGGTTCAACATTTTTCACCAGTTGATGCTTTTGTCGCACCTGTACCTTCTTACATGCCAGGATACGAGGATGATATTATTATGGCGGCAGGAACTTTTGTTCAAGGTGCTAGTATCGAATTAAGCGCAGATGGTCCGCTGCGAGAGCCATTTTCTTTGTATGTCCAAGGTGGTCTAACTTATGAGCATGTTAAAATAGCTGTATCAAACGCTGTTAATGCTGTTTTTTATTCGAACAAAAAATAA
- a CDS encoding MerR family transcriptional regulator, with product MREKELRRSMSVFPIGTVMKLTDLTARQIRYYEEQDLIHPERSEGNRRMYSLNDVDILLEIKDYLSEGLNMAGIKHAYELQKQQEKIAKNKKPLTDQDVRQIFYDELLSQGGLTQQKPFKQGPRM from the coding sequence ATGCGAGAAAAAGAGTTGCGCCGATCGATGTCTGTTTTTCCTATTGGAACGGTGATGAAGCTAACGGATCTTACTGCGCGACAAATTCGGTACTACGAAGAACAAGATCTTATTCATCCTGAAAGAAGCGAAGGAAACCGGCGTATGTATTCTTTGAATGATGTTGATATTTTACTTGAAATCAAAGATTACTTGTCTGAGGGATTGAATATGGCGGGGATAAAACATGCCTATGAGCTACAAAAACAACAAGAAAAAATTGCTAAAAATAAAAAGCCACTGACTGACCAAGATGTTAGACAAATTTTTTATGATGAACTCCTAAGCCAAGGTGGTTTAACACAACAAAAACCATTTAAACAAGGTCCACGAATGTAG
- the glnA gene encoding type I glutamate--ammonia ligase, which produces MPRVNYTAKDIKRIVEEENVRFLRLMFTDIMGTIKNVEVPVSQLEKVLDNKMMFDGSSIEGFVRIEESDMYLYPDLSTWMIFPWESEHGKVARLICDIYNPDGTPFAGDPRGNLKRAMENMKQLGFTSFNLGPEPEFFLFKLDEDGEITTELNDAGGYFDFAPTDLGENCRRDIVLELESLGFEVEASHHEVAPGQHEIDFKYADVVDACDNIQTFKLVVKTIARKHGLHATFMPKPLFGINGSGMHCNMSLFKGKENAFYDESGEMGLSQTAYYFLGGLIEHARAYTAVCNPIVNSYKRLVPGYEAPVYVAWSGRNRSPLIRVPESRGLSTRLELRSVDPSANPYLTMAVLLEAGLDGIRRELTPPPAVDRNIYVMNEAEREEAQIKDLPSTLHNAIKELRKDEVMIAALGNHIYQNFVEAKRLEWASFRQTVSEWEREQYLELY; this is translated from the coding sequence ATGCCTCGCGTAAATTACACAGCAAAAGATATCAAACGTATTGTTGAAGAAGAAAATGTTCGTTTCTTACGACTAATGTTCACAGACATCATGGGTACAATCAAGAATGTTGAGGTACCGGTTAGTCAACTGGAAAAAGTTTTAGATAATAAAATGATGTTTGATGGTTCTTCTATTGAAGGGTTTGTTCGCATTGAAGAAAGTGATATGTATCTGTATCCAGATTTATCGACTTGGATGATCTTCCCTTGGGAAAGTGAACATGGTAAAGTAGCGCGTTTGATTTGTGATATTTATAATCCTGATGGAACACCGTTTGCTGGCGATCCGCGTGGTAATTTAAAACGTGCGATGGAAAATATGAAGCAATTAGGCTTTACTTCTTTCAACTTAGGGCCAGAACCTGAATTCTTCTTATTCAAATTAGATGAGGATGGCGAAATTACAACGGAATTAAACGATGCAGGTGGTTATTTTGATTTTGCACCAACAGATTTGGGTGAAAACTGTCGCCGTGATATTGTGTTGGAATTAGAAAGTTTAGGCTTTGAAGTAGAAGCGTCCCATCATGAAGTTGCTCCTGGTCAACATGAAATCGACTTTAAATATGCAGATGTTGTGGATGCGTGTGATAATATCCAAACTTTTAAATTAGTAGTTAAAACAATTGCCCGCAAACACGGGTTACACGCAACGTTCATGCCAAAACCACTTTTTGGTATAAATGGTTCTGGTATGCATTGTAATATGTCATTATTTAAAGGAAAAGAAAATGCCTTTTACGATGAATCAGGTGAAATGGGCTTAAGTCAAACTGCTTATTATTTCTTAGGGGGATTGATTGAACACGCTCGGGCTTATACAGCTGTTTGCAACCCGATTGTAAATTCATATAAACGTCTTGTCCCAGGCTATGAAGCACCGGTGTATGTGGCATGGTCAGGTCGCAATCGTTCACCATTAATTCGGGTGCCTGAATCTCGCGGCTTATCAACGCGTCTGGAATTACGGTCAGTGGATCCTTCAGCTAATCCATATTTAACGATGGCTGTTTTATTAGAAGCTGGTCTTGATGGTATCCGTCGCGAATTAACCCCGCCACCAGCAGTTGATCGTAATATTTATGTTATGAATGAAGCAGAAAGGGAAGAAGCTCAAATTAAAGACTTGCCTTCAACTTTACACAATGCCATTAAAGAATTACGGAAAGATGAAGTAATGATTGCTGCATTGGGAAATCATATTTATCAAAACTTTGTAGAAGCAAAACGCTTGGAATGGGCGTCTTTCCGTCAAACTGTTTCAGAATGGGAAAGAGAACAATATTTAGAGTTGTACTAA
- a CDS encoding sensor histidine kinase, with the protein MLDLFILMMERVGLIILLAFLLVNVSYFKRILENRKQISSKVILIIIFSLFAILTNFTGIEISGNKIVPSNFLTHISENTSIANARTLVISVTGLVGGPSVGATVGGIAGIHRFFQGNGQGSFYIFSSFLIGLISGLIRLLLIKRQWQNKAWVYALVGILMESIQMAFVAFFSGTALAQMIAGPMIMVNGIGTFIFMSIINITLKQEEQAKAVQTHDVLNLAAQTLPYFRAGLKRESSQAAAEIIQRYTKLAAISITDKHQILAHVGAGSDHHIPEIEVITELSKKVLQSGNMLIAHSKEQIGCKNPNCPLAAAIVIPLFAHEKVVGTLKMYFTDETKLTYVEEELAEGLATIFSSQIELGEAEERSQLLKDAEIKSLQAQVNPHFFFNAINTISALMRRDTDQARSLLLQLSTYFRGNLTGARQTKILLSQELQHLAAYLELEQARFPNRYQIVVENNEMLNSALIPPYAVQILVENAIKHAFANRKENNVVAVMITSQNNTLILQVSDNGVGIKSELLDQLGKKAVISERGTGTALENLSQRLQSLYGENGKLKVRNKENGGAVFTLELPLEFKGGEN; encoded by the coding sequence ATGTTGGATTTATTTATTTTGATGATGGAGCGTGTGGGATTAATCATTTTATTAGCCTTTTTGCTAGTAAATGTTTCCTATTTTAAGCGTATATTGGAAAACCGCAAACAAATTTCCTCCAAAGTTATCTTGATTATCATTTTTAGCTTGTTTGCTATTTTAACCAATTTTACTGGAATTGAGATTTCTGGAAATAAGATTGTACCAAGTAATTTTTTAACCCATATTTCTGAAAATACCTCCATTGCCAATGCCCGTACTCTCGTAATTAGTGTCACAGGACTTGTGGGAGGTCCAAGTGTTGGCGCTACCGTGGGGGGAATTGCAGGGATTCATCGTTTTTTTCAAGGAAACGGCCAAGGTAGTTTTTATATCTTTTCTTCGTTTTTAATTGGGCTTATTTCAGGATTAATCCGACTACTTTTAATTAAAAGGCAGTGGCAAAACAAAGCTTGGGTCTATGCGCTAGTTGGAATTTTGATGGAATCGATTCAAATGGCTTTTGTGGCTTTTTTTAGTGGGACAGCGTTAGCACAAATGATTGCTGGACCAATGATTATGGTTAATGGAATTGGGACATTTATTTTCATGTCGATTATTAATATTACATTAAAACAAGAAGAACAAGCCAAAGCAGTGCAAACACATGATGTATTAAATTTAGCTGCCCAAACATTACCGTATTTTCGAGCAGGTTTAAAACGGGAGTCAAGCCAAGCGGCAGCCGAAATTATTCAACGCTATACAAAATTAGCTGCAATTAGTATCACCGATAAGCATCAAATTTTAGCGCATGTAGGTGCAGGAAGTGATCATCATATTCCAGAAATTGAAGTGATTACAGAACTTTCAAAAAAAGTTTTGCAGTCAGGTAACATGTTGATTGCCCATAGCAAAGAACAAATTGGTTGTAAAAATCCCAATTGTCCCTTAGCAGCAGCGATTGTCATCCCTCTTTTTGCTCATGAAAAAGTGGTAGGAACACTAAAAATGTACTTTACTGATGAAACAAAATTAACGTATGTGGAAGAAGAGTTGGCAGAAGGTTTAGCAACGATTTTTTCTTCTCAAATTGAACTTGGGGAAGCAGAAGAAAGAAGTCAACTCTTAAAAGATGCCGAAATTAAATCGTTACAAGCTCAAGTTAACCCACATTTTTTCTTTAATGCTATTAACACAATTTCAGCTTTAATGCGCAGAGATACTGATCAGGCACGTAGTTTGTTATTACAGTTAAGCACATATTTTCGGGGGAATTTAACAGGAGCACGGCAAACAAAAATTCTTTTGAGTCAGGAATTACAACATTTAGCAGCATACTTGGAATTGGAGCAAGCGCGTTTTCCTAATCGGTATCAAATTGTAGTTGAAAATAATGAAATGTTGAATTCGGCCTTAATTCCACCTTATGCGGTACAAATTTTGGTGGAAAATGCGATTAAACATGCTTTTGCCAATCGGAAGGAAAATAATGTAGTCGCTGTAATGATCACAAGTCAAAACAATACCTTAATTTTACAAGTTTCAGATAATGGCGTGGGAATTAAATCAGAATTATTAGATCAATTAGGAAAAAAAGCTGTTATTTCTGAGAGAGGAACAGGAACAGCATTAGAAAATCTAAGCCAACGTTTACAGAGCTTGTATGGAGAAAATGGAAAATTGAAGGTACGAAATAAAGAAAATGGCGGTGCTGTTTTTACATTAGAGTTGCCTTTAGAATTTAAAGGAGGAGAAAATTGA
- a CDS encoding LytR/AlgR family response regulator transcription factor: MHVLLVDDELLAREELNYLVSQHPAVSSVAQAESIMEAMTKMMEHKPDILFLDIHLTDESGFELAEKLVTLSEPPYLVFATAYDDYALQAFQVNASDYLLKPFEEKRVMEIINKARKQIIRNQEVVAQNQNTEQWSTFPIHSDDRIFLIHPETVQMVSVDERNISVFTDEKCYVTTGTLSGIEQKLPPALFIKTHRSFIINVTKVKEIQPWFNHTLQVTMENGEKVPVSRSYLKAFKSRLNLE, encoded by the coding sequence ATGCATGTACTTTTGGTTGATGATGAACTTTTAGCAAGAGAAGAATTGAATTATTTAGTAAGTCAACATCCTGCTGTAAGTAGTGTTGCGCAAGCAGAAAGTATTATGGAAGCTATGACCAAAATGATGGAACATAAACCAGACATTTTGTTTTTGGATATTCATTTAACTGATGAAAGTGGCTTTGAATTAGCAGAAAAACTTGTTACACTCAGTGAACCACCTTATTTGGTATTTGCTACGGCCTATGATGATTATGCGCTGCAAGCCTTCCAAGTCAATGCCAGTGACTATTTATTAAAGCCGTTTGAAGAAAAAAGAGTGATGGAAATTATTAATAAGGCAAGAAAACAAATAATTAGAAACCAAGAGGTAGTCGCTCAAAATCAAAATACCGAGCAATGGTCTACTTTTCCCATTCACAGTGACGATCGTATTTTTTTAATTCATCCAGAAACAGTCCAAATGGTCTCGGTAGATGAGCGCAATATTAGTGTTTTTACAGATGAAAAATGTTACGTGACTACGGGTACATTGAGTGGGATTGAACAAAAATTACCACCAGCACTTTTTATTAAGACACATCGAAGTTTTATTATTAATGTAACAAAGGTAAAAGAAATTCAACCTTGGTTCAACCATACGTTACAAGTTACGATGGAGAATGGAGAAAAAGTTCCTGTTAGCCGATCGTATTTAAAAGCATTTAAATCACGTTTAAACTTAGAATAA
- the lrgA gene encoding antiholin-like murein hydrolase modulator LrgA — MEKKVYSFLQQAFVFALVMLISNGIAKVLPIAIPPSLIGMLLLFGALCMGIVKLEQVEGLANSLSSVITFLFVPSGISLVNSLGIMKSSGIQILVVILIATLALMAATGWGSSLLLGIKDRHTQVDEEKTLNKGLKEAS, encoded by the coding sequence ATGGAAAAAAAAGTTTATTCATTCTTACAACAAGCGTTCGTATTTGCACTCGTTATGCTCATTTCAAATGGAATTGCTAAAGTATTACCAATTGCAATTCCACCTTCCCTAATCGGTATGTTACTTTTGTTTGGCGCTTTGTGTATGGGAATTGTCAAATTAGAACAAGTTGAAGGGTTAGCCAATAGTCTTTCAAGTGTTATTACATTCTTATTTGTTCCTTCTGGTATTTCGCTAGTCAATTCTTTAGGTATTATGAAAAGTTCTGGAATTCAAATTTTAGTTGTTATCTTAATTGCAACTTTAGCGTTAATGGCGGCAACAGGCTGGGGATCAAGTTTACTGTTAGGTATTAAAGATCGTCATACTCAAGTAGATGAAGAAAAAACACTGAACAAAGGTTTAAAGGAGGCTTCTTAA
- the lrgB gene encoding antiholin-like protein LrgB, with the protein MTPYVGIIISLVVFGIGTFLFKKSNGFFLFTPLFVAMILGVLILEATGISYDDYNEGGKIIMFFLEPATIAFAIPLYKKRDILKKYFMEIMVAITIGSVVSAGSVILAGYIIQMHPQLIASLLPQAATTAIAVPVATSVGGIASITAFSVIFNGVLVYALGAIALKWIKVKNPIAKGLALGAAGHALGVAVSMEMGETETAMASISVVVVGITTAVVVPIVASVMGII; encoded by the coding sequence ATGACACCATATGTTGGTATTATTATTTCGCTAGTCGTTTTTGGAATTGGAACATTTCTATTTAAGAAAAGCAACGGTTTCTTCTTGTTTACCCCGCTATTTGTTGCCATGATTTTGGGTGTTTTGATTTTGGAAGCCACTGGAATCAGTTATGATGACTACAATGAAGGCGGGAAAATCATCATGTTTTTTTTAGAGCCAGCAACAATCGCTTTTGCTATCCCATTGTATAAAAAGCGTGATATTTTAAAAAAATATTTTATGGAAATTATGGTAGCAATTACCATTGGGTCTGTCGTTTCAGCAGGTTCAGTAATTTTAGCTGGTTACATAATCCAGATGCACCCCCAATTAATTGCATCGTTACTTCCTCAAGCTGCAACAACAGCAATCGCTGTTCCGGTAGCGACTTCAGTGGGGGGCATTGCGTCAATCACCGCTTTTTCGGTTATTTTTAATGGCGTTTTAGTTTATGCCTTAGGTGCAATTGCGTTGAAATGGATTAAAGTTAAAAATCCAATTGCTAAAGGATTAGCTTTGGGAGCCGCCGGACATGCGCTAGGTGTTGCTGTTAGTATGGAAATGGGAGAAACAGAAACAGCAATGGCTAGTATCTCGGTTGTTGTTGTCGGAATTACAACTGCTGTAGTGGTTCCGATTGTTGCGAGTGTAATGGGAATTATTTAG
- the pflB gene encoding formate C-acetyltransferase, with translation MEKIVGLQTNAWNGFKGKAWQNEVNVRDFIQANYTQFDGTDEFLAGPTEATTKLWDQVMELNKQERDNGGVLDMDTKVVSTITSHGPGYLNKDLETVVGFQTDKPFKRGLQPFGGIRMSEQAAEEYGFEIDPEISHIFRDYRKTHNQGVFDAYTPEMRAARRSGVITGLPDAYGRGRIIGDYRRVALYGVDFLIKEKQKDLANCGNGTMSEDIIRQREELSEQIRALAELKELGNIYGFDISQPATNAKEAFQWLYLGYLAAIKEQNGAAMSLGRTSTFLDIYVERDLQNGVLTEEEAQEIVDHFVMKLRLVKFARTPEYNALFSGDPTWVTESIGGVGEDGRHMVTKNSFRFLHTLSNLGPAPEPNLTVLWSTRLPHNFKTFCAKMSIQTSAIQYENDDVMRPHWGDDYGIACCVSAMRIGKQMQFFGARANLAKTLLYAINGGVDEKSKAQVGPKYQPITSEYLEYDEVLTKYDAMMDWITELYLNTLNIIHYMHDKYSYERIEMALQDTDILRTMATGIAGFSVAVDSLSAIKYAKVKTVRDENGIVEDYVIEGDYPKYGNNDDRVDEIAVNLLKTFMTKVKRNKTYRDAKHTTSILTITSNVVYGKKTGNTPDGRRAGQPFAPGANPMHGRDTHGALASLSSVAKIPYDYSLDGISNTFSIVPKALGRDEATQEENLATMLDGYATKGGHHLNINVFNRDTLLDAQAHPEKYPQLTIRVSGYAVNFIKLTKEQQDDVIARTMHESM, from the coding sequence ATGGAAAAAATAGTAGGGTTACAAACAAATGCGTGGAACGGATTTAAAGGCAAAGCTTGGCAAAATGAAGTAAACGTACGTGATTTTATCCAAGCAAACTACACACAATTTGACGGCACTGATGAATTTCTAGCAGGTCCTACAGAAGCTACCACTAAACTTTGGGATCAAGTAATGGAATTAAACAAACAAGAACGCGACAACGGTGGCGTTTTAGACATGGACACAAAAGTGGTTTCTACAATCACTTCTCATGGCCCAGGTTATTTAAATAAAGACTTAGAAACAGTAGTTGGTTTCCAAACAGATAAACCATTCAAGCGGGGTTTACAACCTTTTGGTGGAATCCGGATGTCAGAACAAGCCGCTGAAGAATACGGTTTTGAAATTGATCCTGAAATTTCACATATCTTCCGTGACTATCGTAAAACCCATAACCAAGGTGTATTTGACGCTTATACGCCTGAAATGCGTGCTGCCCGTCGTTCTGGTGTCATCACAGGTTTACCAGATGCATACGGTCGTGGACGTATCATCGGTGACTACCGTCGTGTAGCATTATACGGGGTAGACTTCTTAATTAAAGAAAAACAAAAAGATTTAGCGAATTGTGGCAACGGTACAATGTCAGAAGACATTATCCGTCAACGAGAAGAATTAAGTGAACAAATTCGTGCTTTAGCAGAATTAAAAGAACTAGGCAACATTTACGGTTTTGATATTTCACAACCTGCGACAAACGCAAAAGAAGCTTTCCAATGGTTATACCTTGGTTACTTAGCAGCTATTAAAGAACAAAATGGTGCGGCAATGTCACTTGGCCGGACATCTACTTTCTTAGATATTTATGTGGAACGCGATTTACAAAACGGCGTTTTGACAGAAGAAGAAGCACAAGAAATTGTCGATCATTTCGTAATGAAATTGCGTCTTGTAAAATTTGCTCGAACACCTGAATACAACGCGCTATTTTCTGGTGACCCAACTTGGGTAACCGAATCAATTGGTGGTGTAGGAGAAGATGGTCGCCATATGGTAACTAAAAACAGCTTCCGTTTCTTACACACATTATCAAACTTAGGGCCTGCGCCAGAACCAAACTTGACTGTTTTATGGTCTACTCGTTTACCACACAATTTTAAAACTTTCTGTGCGAAAATGAGTATCCAAACATCAGCGATTCAATATGAAAACGATGATGTTATGCGTCCACATTGGGGCGATGACTACGGAATTGCTTGTTGTGTATCTGCTATGCGGATTGGGAAACAAATGCAATTCTTCGGTGCCCGTGCAAACTTGGCTAAAACATTGTTATACGCAATCAACGGTGGGGTAGACGAAAAATCAAAAGCCCAAGTTGGACCAAAATATCAACCGATTACATCTGAATACTTGGAATATGACGAAGTATTGACAAAATATGATGCCATGATGGATTGGATTACAGAATTGTATCTAAATACATTAAACATCATTCACTACATGCATGATAAATATTCCTACGAGCGAATTGAAATGGCCTTACAAGATACTGATATCTTACGGACAATGGCAACAGGGATCGCTGGGTTCTCAGTAGCTGTGGACTCTTTATCAGCTATTAAATATGCCAAAGTAAAAACAGTTCGTGATGAAAATGGGATCGTAGAAGATTACGTTATTGAAGGCGACTATCCAAAATATGGAAACAACGATGATCGGGTAGATGAAATCGCTGTGAACTTATTGAAGACCTTCATGACAAAAGTGAAACGTAACAAAACATACCGTGATGCAAAACATACAACTTCTATTCTTACCATTACATCAAACGTGGTTTATGGGAAGAAAACAGGGAATACACCAGACGGTCGTCGTGCTGGCCAACCATTTGCGCCAGGTGCAAACCCAATGCACGGTCGCGACACGCATGGTGCGCTAGCAAGCTTATCTTCTGTAGCGAAAATTCCTTACGACTATTCATTAGATGGTATTTCAAATACATTCTCTATTGTGCCAAAAGCATTAGGTCGTGACGAAGCAACGCAAGAAGAAAACTTGGCAACAATGTTAGACGGTTATGCAACAAAAGGTGGTCACCACTTAAATATTAACGTCTTCAATCGCGATACATTATTAGATGCACAAGCACATCCAGAAAAATACCCACAATTAACTATTCGGGTATCTGGTTATGCCGTAAACTTCATCAAGTTAACGAAAGAACAACAAGATGACGTAATTGCGCGGACAATGCACGAATCTATGTAA